Genomic segment of Chloroflexota bacterium:
AGTCCGCGACGAACTCGATGGTGACCCGGCCATCCGTGCCACGTAGCGGCCAGGCTGGGATCAGGCTGCCGCCGCGCGCCGTGGCCGGCGCCGCCAGCCGAGCCGTGACCTGGACGCCGCCGGCCGTCTCCGGCCCCGGTCGGAGCAGCGCCTCGGTGTGCGGTCGGGCCGCCCGCACGATCTCTTGCGCCCGCGTCTCGTCGAGCCGAGCGGCAGCCCCGAGCAGGTCGTAGAACTCGCGCACGCTCATCGTGTCACCCCGGATACTCCCCTATCCAAATCCAACCCGACGGCCGGCCTTCAGCACCAGCAGCCGGGGCGGGTGCGCCGCCACCGCCTCCGCGCCGTTCTCGGCGTCTACCACCACCAGGTCGGCCGCGGCTCCTACCTCCACGCGCACCGGCTCCAGCCCGAGCAGGCCGCTGTTCACGTCGGTGATCGTCTCCAGCGTCCGCAGCAGCCCGGCATCGGTTCGTAGATTGTTCCGGTAGGCTACCAGGAACGCCTTCTCCAGCACGTCCCCTCGCGCGAACGGCGACCACGAATCGTGGACGTTGTCCGAGCCGATCCCCAGCCGCACCCCGGCCGCCCAGAGCGCCGGCGCGGGAGGGACCGCCGCTGCGCCTGAGGCCGCCGTGATCGCCGAGACGCCCGCGCGCGCCATCCGCTCCAGCACCGGCTGGACCTCCCCGAGCGGCCGATCTCCCAGCGCGAAGGCGTGGCTCACCGCCACCTTGCCGCCGTAGCCCGTCTGCTCGGTCCAGGCGCAGATCCGCCCGATCTCGAACAGGCCGAGCGTGCCGCCATCGTGCAGGTGGATGTCGATGTCCGCGCCGAGCCGAGGGGCCAGCGTGAACAACAGCCGAAGGTGCGCCTCGATGTCGCCGTCGTAGCCGGCCGGGTCCAGGCCCCCGAGGACCGTGCAGCCCATCCGCAGCGACTCTTCCAGCAGCCCGGCCACGCCCGGCGCGATCGCGCCGTCCTGCGGAAAGGCTACCAGTTGGATGTCCAGGTCGCCGGCGAAGCGCTCGCGGACCTGGAGCAGCGTCTCCACCGACGACAGCCCCAGGCCGGGCGTCACGTCGGCATGGCTCCGCAGCGCCAGCGTCCCGAAGCGCCGAGCCGACTCGGCCAGCGCCGTTGCGCGGTCCAGCACGGTGCGCGTCGTCCGGTTCTTGAGGAGGTCTTCGGCGGCGGCCACGCGCTCGGCCAGGGTGCGCGTCTCCGGCAGCCCGATCCACGGCTCGCCCATCAGCGTCTTGTCAAGGTGCATGTGGGCATCGACGAAGCGCGGCAGCACCACGCGCCCGCCACCGTCGTAGAGAACCTCACCCCCCGGCCCCCGGAGAAGGCCCTCACCCCCCGGCCCCCTCTCCCTGTGCGCGGGAGAGGGGGAGACACGAAACTCTCGTGCGTCTCCCCCTCTCCCGCGCACAGGGAGAGGGGGCCGGGGGGTGAGGGCCTTCTCCGGGGGCCGGGGGGTGAGGGCCTCCCGGGGGGTGAGGTCAACGATCCGCCCGTCCGCGATCCCGATGCTGACCGGGCCGCTGCCGTCCGGCAGCCGCACGTTCGTCAGGCGCAGCCGCTCAGCCATGCGCGCAATCCTCCCCGTCCCTGTCCTCTGCTCCGTCATCCGCGCCCGATGATAGCGTTCATCGCCGCTACAATTCGTCGGGCAGACTGCGCGCTCCACAGGGAGGTGGCCCCATGCCGGCGCTTGGCGACTACGCCCCGTACTCTGGGCCAGACACGCCACTGATGCTGCTCGGGCGCGAGCCGGGGGTGGACGGGCTCTACGGCCGGCCCACGCCCGACGAGCCGCTCCCACGTGACCCTGGCAACCCGGCCCTCTGGCTGCCCGGCCAGGGCCGCGCCAACGCCTGCGGCACCACCACCCTCGCCTACGTCCTGCGCTACCTGCTGGGCGAGCGCGCGCCCGACCGTCCGCGCCTGGACCGCGCCATCCGCCGCGCCGATATCTTCTCCGCGCCAGCCTTGCTGGTCGAGTGCGCCCTCCGGCTCAGCCTGCCCGCGACGGCCTACAACGGTATCGATCTCGACTTCGTCCTGGGCCTCGTGGACCGCGACATCCCCGTCATGGTCCTCGTCGACACCACCCCGCTCGACCTGACCGACACCGCGAACCTGCACTGGGTCTGCGTCGTCGCGCACCACGAGGACCGCATCGGCATCTATAACCCGCACGGCTTCCAGCAGGAGCTGGACCGAGCCAGCTTCGAGCAGTGCTGGAGCGAGGCCCGACTCTTCGGGCTGCCGGCCTGGAGCCGGTTCGCCATCGCGGTGGCCCGGCCCGGCACGCAGCTTCCCGATGCGCCCTCCGGCGGCCTCTCGGCGCTCGGCGCGAACTGGGCCGCGAAGGGAGTCGCCGGCGTAGTGAACCAGTCCGTGACGCTGCGCAGCCGCATCGGCGGAGGCGGCGGGACGGGCCAGACGCTCTCGGCGTTCCCGGGCGCGCTCGGGCTGCTCAAGCCGGCCGCGCAGACGGTCGCCGGGGCGGCGCTGCTGCTGGGCGCGGCGCTGGTACGACGATAAGCGGCGATCTCAGGGGAACGAACGCTGTAGCGCGGGGGCTTGAGATCGCCTGCACGGGGAGAGCGTCCGGCGCGGGCCGGCCTCGCCACCCGGCCCGCGCCACGAGAAGACCTGCTCGACACGCCCGCTGCGCTACGCCGCGCCGCGTTCGAGCCAGTCCATGCCGATCAGTGGGCCGCCGTTGAGCATCTCCGTCATCGCCTCACTGGAGACCGGGGGCGAGTGGTAGAAGCCCTGCCCCTGGCGGCAGCCAATCGACCGCACCAGCGCCAGGTGCTCCGACGTCTCGATGCCCTCGGCCGTCACGTTCAGGCCCAGCGACGTCCCGAGCGTCATCACCGCCCGCACGATGGCGTCGGTGCCACGGTCGCGGTCGAGGGCGGCCACGAACGAGCGGTCGATCTTCAGGGTGTCCACCGAGAACCGCCGCAGGTAGCTCAGCGACGAGTAGCCCGTGCCAAAGTCGTCGATGGCCACGCGCACCCCGAGCGTCTTGAGCCGGAGGATCGTCTCCTCAGCCTCGACGGCCTCGTCCATCAGCGTGGACTCGGTGATCTCCAGGCGCAGGCAGTCCGGCGGCAGACCGGTGTTCCGCAGCGCCGCCGCCACCCGCTCCACGAACCCCAGCTCCTGGAACTGGCGTGGGGAGATGTTGACGCTCATGACGATGGGCTGGGTGCCCGTGGCGTGCTGCTGCCACTGGAGCCCCTGCCGGCACGCCTCGTCCAGCACCCACCAGCCGATGGGCACGATCATGCCCGTCTCCTCGGCAATCGGGATCATCTCGGACGGCGAGACCTGCCCGCGCCGTGGATGATCCCAGCGCAGCAGCGCCTCCATCCCGACGATCTGTCCCGTGTCCAGGTCCACCTCGGGCTGGTACACCAGCCGCAGCTCGCCGCGCGTCAGGGCGAAGCGCAGGTCCGTCTCCAGGTCCATCCGCTCGACAGCGCGGTGCATCATGGCCGGGTCGTAGGCGACGGCCCGGCCCCGCCCGGCCTCCTTGGCCTGGTAGAGGGCGGTGTCGGCCTCGCGGATCAGGTCGGCGGCCGTCGGGACCGGCCGGCCGCGCGGCGGCAGGGTGATGCCGATGCTGCCGGCGATGAAGACCTCGCGGCCTTCGAGCGCGAACGGCCGCTTCAGCTCGTCGATCAGCCGCTGGGCGATGTGGGCGGCCCGGGCTGGCCCGTCGATGTCGTCGATGAGGATGGCGAACTCGTCGCCGCCAAACCGCGCGATGGTGTCGCCTGGCCGCAGCATCGCCGTCAGCCGCTCGCCGACCTGCACCAGCAGCACGTCGCCGGCCGCGTGCCCGAGGGTGTCGTTGACCATCTTGAAGCCGTCGAGATCGAGGAACATCACGCCGATCAGCTTCGCGGAGCGCTCCGAGGCCGCCAGCGCGTGCGTCAGCCGGTCGTTGAAGAGCGTCCGGTTCGGCAGGCCGGTCAGGGCGTCGTAGAACGCCTGCTGCGTGAGCTGCTGCTCCAGTGAGGTCCGCTCGGTGATGTCGCGGCCAACGGCCTGCAGCTCGCTGAGCTGGCCGGCGTCGTCGAAGATGGCCCGGCTCGTCCAGTGGACGCGCCGCCGCTCGCCGCTGGGCAGCACGATGTCATGCTCCAGCGAGACCGACGGCTGCTCGTCGGTGAGCGTCGCCGCGTGCTCCAGCACGAGCGCGTGGATCTCGTCGCCGAACAGCGTCTGGACCGTCGCCCCAAGCAGCCGCTCGGCTGGGATCCCGAGCCAGCGGACGGTGGCCTGATTGACGAAGGTCAGCGTGCCGTCCGGCAGCAGCCGGCAGATCAGGTCGTTCTGGTCTTCGACAATCGCCTGATACCGCTGCTGGCTGGCGCGCAGGGCGTCGGCGCGGGCGGTGACGACGCCACGCATGCTGTCGAACGCCTCGACCAGCCGGGCGATCTCGCCGTCGACGGACATCAGGTCGGGCAGGGGCGCCTTGGCGTTGCCGTCTTCGAGCGCGTGGACGGCGGTTGCCAGCGCACGCAGGCGCATCGTCAGGCGGCTGGAGATCCAGGCGGCCAGCAGGACGATCAGCACGATGGCGACGCCCATGCCGAGCAGCACCAGCCGCCATGTCCGCGCGGCCGGGGCCATCAGCTCGACCTCGGTGGCCTCCGTGACGACGAACCACTTGACGGATGACAGCGGCGCGACGGCGGCGAGGCGCATCTGCTCGCCGACGAGGTAGCGCAGCGGCGCGTTGGGGGGCAAACCCTCGGTGCGGAGCAGGTGGGGCGGCAGCTCGTCGGCCATGCTGCGCCCGCCCAGCGAGCCGGCCTGCACCAGAATGCGGCCGGACTGGGTGATCAGCACGACCTCGCGGCCGGTCTGCTCGGAGACGGTCCGCAGAACGCCGGTCGCCTCCAGCAGGTCTACCTGGCTGCCCAGCACCCCGACGATCTGCCGCTTCAAGCCGTAGATCGGCGTGTAGACCGTCAGCGTCGAGCGGGTGGTGGGGCCGGCCGCCACCAGGTCCAGCCCCTGCTCGCCGACTTCCAGGGCGGCGCGGAAGGCGGGGATGCTGGTAGCGGCTGGCTCGGCGTCCGGATGCGACGAGCTGACGACCGCGCCGTCGCGGTCGAAGGTGGTCAGGCGGACGTACTCGGGGCGGTAGTGGAACAGCTGACGGAGCGTCGGACCCTGGCGGGCCGGGATCTGGCTGGTGACATCTGGCAGGGCCGCGATGGTCCGGGCGTCGCGCAGGATGCCGCCCAGCGCCTGGTCGAGCTGGGCCGCCAGTCCGCGTCCGAGGACGGTCAGGTCACGGCTGGCCTGCACGCCGATGGACTGCTGCTGCATGATGGCCGCGCCGATGCCGACGAGCACCATCGGGAGGATGCTGCTGACGGCCAGGGCCAGCATCAGGCGGGCGCGGAGGGTCCGCAACGCCGGGAACTGCTGACGGAGCCGCCCCATCATCGAAGCTGGCCTGCGCGCTGCTGTCCGCCTGCGGCTCTCCGCCGTGGGCCCTGCATGTCCCGAACGATCCCCCGAGTGCCATCAGGAGCAGCGCACGCTGGTGCTGTTCCATCTTCGATTATCGGACGGCACTGACCCGCGCGTAGGGCCAGATGGCGTATCTCTGTCTAGAGGTCTAACGCGAGAGCTGGTCCCAACGAGTACAAGGAGACGGAACGATCTCGGACGGTGCGTCAGGCGAGGGCGCTCGCCTGCTACAACCACGGACAACAAACTCTCTCACGCGACGCTACGACGGGATCTGCATGGCCCGCATCCAAGGTTGTCCGAGCTGTGGCATCGTGCACATCTCAGCGTAGCGTCGGTGTAGGCGGCCTCGGTGACCATCAACGGCAGCGGTAACGAATCGGCGGCCAGCGGCAGCCTCCCCCTGGTCGATCTCTCGCGGGTCCAGAGCGCCGCCGCGCGCATCCAGTCCTACATCAGACGGACCCCGGCCGAGCTCTCCGAGCCGCTTGGAGAGCTGACCGGGCGGCACCTGACCCTCAAGCTCGAAAACCTCCAGCACACCGGCGCGTTCAAGATCCGTGGCGCGCTCTCACGGCTGCTGGCGATGTCCGAGCAGGAGCGCCAGTGCGGCGTCATCACCGCCTCGGCCGGCAACCACGGGCTGGGCGTGGCCCTCGCCGCCCGGCTGCTGGGGATCTCGGCCACGGTGGTGGTCCCGACGACGGTCCCCCTGGCGAAGCTGACGGCGATCCAGCGGCAGGGCGCGGAGGCCGTCCTCGACGGCGCAACCTACGATGACGCCCACGCCGCCGCCGTGGCCCTCGCCGCCGAGCGCACGCTGACCTACGTGCACGCCTTCGACGATCCAGACGTCATCGCCGGGCAGGGCACACTGGCCCTGGAGCTGCTGGAGGACGCTCCGGACCTGGACGCCATCCTGGCGCCGGTGGGCGGGGGCGGGCTGATCTCCGGCGTGGCCGTGGTGGCGAAGGCGATCCGTCCGAACCTCCGGGTGATCGGCGTGCAGGCGTCGGGCAGCCCGGCCATGGCCGAGTCGTTCCGCGAGGGCCGCCTGATGACGGCCCCGAGCAGCACTATCGCCGACGGCATCGCCGTCAAGCGCCCCGGCGATCTGCCGTTCGAGTTGATCAACCGGCTGGTTGACGACGTCATCACGGTGGACGACGAGGCGATTGCCCGGGCCATCGTGCTGCTGCTGGAACGCCACAAGCTGCTGGCCGAGGGGGCCGGCGCGACGGCCCTGGCGGCGGTGCTGCTGGGGGAGATCCCGGCTCGGCTGCGGCGGGTGGGCGTCATCATCAGCGGCGGCAACGTCGATCCGAACCTGCTCGGCAAGGTGCTCCAGCAGGGACTCGCCAGCGCCGGCCGCTACCTCGCGATCCGCACCTGGCTGGACGATCAGCCGGGGCGGTTGCATCAGTTGACGGGCCTGCTGACGGCGGACCGCATCAACATCATCCACATCAGCATTCACCGGCTCGGGCCGTACACGGGCATCGGGAAGGTGGGGCTGGATCTGATCGTCGAGACGCGGGACCGCGCCCACGCGCTGGCCGTGCTCGACCTGATCCGGCAGCACGGCTTCCCGGCCGAGGAGACCATCGCGTCCCACCCGCCAACGCACAATCCGGGCGCCGTGCCGCTCTGAGCGCGGCGTCGGCGCCGCTGTCGCTCTCTCTGATGTGTCGCAAGGTTCTGTCATGCTGAGCGCAGCGAAGCACCTCACCCGCTGACCGTCAAGACCGCGCCAGCGGGTGAGGTGCTTCGCTGCGCTCAGCATGACATGGTCACCGGCGCTCAATCCGTCGGGTTCGCGACCTCCATCGCCGGCTGGAGCTGCCCTGCCAGCACCTTCAGCACGTCCGCGCGCGTCAGCACGCCCACCAGCCGCCCGTGCCGCGTCACCGGCAGGCGCGCCAGTCCCCGCTCGCGGAACAGGTGCGTGGCCCGCGAGAGCGGCGTTGAGGCGTCCAACACCACCGATGGCCGGCTCATCGCGCGGGCGACCGGCTCGCGCTGGATCCGCTCGGCATAGGCCGCTGGGGCCGGCAGCTCGCCGTGCCCCAGCTCGTGGGTGACATCGTCGTACCAGTCCGTCAGCTCCCGCTCGGAGATCGTGCCGACAAGGTCGCCGTGTGCATCCACGACCCCCGCCATCAGGGTCCGCTGGCGCAGCAGCTTGCGGAGCACCACCACCAGCGACTCATCGTCGCGGACGGTCGCCACCTCCGTCATCACCTCGCCCACCGTTGGCTCGGCCTGCCGCTGGGCGGCTGCACGAGCGCTGACCAGCAGCACCGGCCGGTCAGCATGGCGCACCACCTCGTCGGCGACGCTGCCAAGCAGCCAGCGCGCCGGCCCACTCCGTCCGTGCGTCGCCATGACGATGGCCGTGCTCCCGTGGGCGCGCGCCGCCGCGAGGATGACCTGGGCCGGGCGTCCGTGGCGAACCTCGGTGGTCACCTGGACCCCGCGCGCGGTGAGACGCTCGCCGAGATGTCGGAGGTAGCCGATGGCGAGCGTGGCCGGCATCGCCGGGGCCGGTGTCTGAGTGGCCGCGCCATCAGGCGGGGCATCGGCGTGGGTTGCCCCAGCAGGTGCTGCCCCATCAGGACCTGCGCCGGTGCCGGCCTCGCCTTCGGGCATGGCGCTGGCTGCTGTCTCCACCACCTGGAGCAGCACCACCGTCGTGCCCGGCTCGGCCAGCTCGGCGGCTGCCTCGAAGGCGCGCTCGGCCAGCGCTGAGCCGTCGAGCGGCACCAGCAGCCGTGCGAAGCTCGGCTCGGGCTTCGGCGCGCCGCCATCGGCCCGCACCAGCAGGACCGGGATCGTCGCATGCTGCACGATCCAGTTCGCGACGCTCCCGAGCACCAGCCTCGGCAGACCGCCCCGCCCGTGCGTCGCCATCACGAACGTGTCGGCGTTCAGCTCGTCGGCAAGATCGAGCAGGCCGCCGTACGGCGAGCCTTCGCGCACGGCGATCTCGATCTCGATGTCGATGGGCCGGCCCTCGGCGGCGAGCGACGCGCGCACGTCCTGCAGGTACGCCATCGCGGACTCACGCTCGGCGGAGATCATCTCGTCGTAGACGTCGGCGGGCACGTAGCTGCCGGCCAGGCCATCGGCGACCATCGGCGGCCAGGGAAAGGTCTGCGCCAGCACCAGCTCGGCGTTGCGGCGGCGGGCCAGAGCGGTCGCCCAGGGCAGCGCAAGCTCGCCCGCCGGCGAGCCGTCGAGCGGAACGAACAGGCGGGTCATCACGGTGCGCCTCCTCTCCGGAAGCTCCGTCGCGCCCGGCGCAGGGAGTTGCCGTCACCGGGATCGTCGTGCCCCGGCGTAGCAGACGAGGTTGCGCGAGGTGAACGCGCGGTTGCCGGCCATCCCCGGGAGCACGGCGAGCCTCGCCGCCCCGGCCGAGGTTGCCGGACCGGGGCGGCGCCAAGGAGATCCACTGCCGCGCTCCCAGGGGGCGTACTCGCATGGGGGCGCGCCGGGTCAGCCCGCCGTCCGGACCATCCCGGCCGCCACCGTATGGTTCGTGGCGGCGTCCGCCAGGATGAACGCCCCGCCCGTCTGCACGCGGTCGTACGGGTCCAGCGCCAGCGGCTGCTGCGTCTCGACCACCACCCGCGCGATGTCGTTCGGGCCGAGCGTGCTCTGCTCCTCGCTTTCACGCCACTCGACC
This window contains:
- a CDS encoding amidohydrolase family protein; this encodes MVLPRFVDAHMHLDKTLMGEPWIGLPETRTLAERVAAAEDLLKNRTTRTVLDRATALAESARRFGTLALRSHADVTPGLGLSSVETLLQVRERFAGDLDIQLVAFPQDGAIAPGVAGLLEESLRMGCTVLGGLDPAGYDGDIEAHLRLLFTLAPRLGADIDIHLHDGGTLGLFEIGRICAWTEQTGYGGKVAVSHAFALGDRPLGEVQPVLERMARAGVSAITAASGAAAVPPAPALWAAGVRLGIGSDNVHDSWSPFARGDVLEKAFLVAYRNNLRTDAGLLRTLETITDVNSGLLGLEPVRVEVGAAADLVVVDAENGAEAVAAHPPRLLVLKAGRRVGFG
- a CDS encoding EAL domain-containing protein, whose product is MMGRLRQQFPALRTLRARLMLALAVSSILPMVLVGIGAAIMQQQSIGVQASRDLTVLGRGLAAQLDQALGGILRDARTIAALPDVTSQIPARQGPTLRQLFHYRPEYVRLTTFDRDGAVVSSSHPDAEPAATSIPAFRAALEVGEQGLDLVAAGPTTRSTLTVYTPIYGLKRQIVGVLGSQVDLLEATGVLRTVSEQTGREVVLITQSGRILVQAGSLGGRSMADELPPHLLRTEGLPPNAPLRYLVGEQMRLAAVAPLSSVKWFVVTEATEVELMAPAARTWRLVLLGMGVAIVLIVLLAAWISSRLTMRLRALATAVHALEDGNAKAPLPDLMSVDGEIARLVEAFDSMRGVVTARADALRASQQRYQAIVEDQNDLICRLLPDGTLTFVNQATVRWLGIPAERLLGATVQTLFGDEIHALVLEHAATLTDEQPSVSLEHDIVLPSGERRRVHWTSRAIFDDAGQLSELQAVGRDITERTSLEQQLTQQAFYDALTGLPNRTLFNDRLTHALAASERSAKLIGVMFLDLDGFKMVNDTLGHAAGDVLLVQVGERLTAMLRPGDTIARFGGDEFAILIDDIDGPARAAHIAQRLIDELKRPFALEGREVFIAGSIGITLPPRGRPVPTAADLIREADTALYQAKEAGRGRAVAYDPAMMHRAVERMDLETDLRFALTRGELRLVYQPEVDLDTGQIVGMEALLRWDHPRRGQVSPSEMIPIAEETGMIVPIGWWVLDEACRQGLQWQQHATGTQPIVMSVNISPRQFQELGFVERVAAALRNTGLPPDCLRLEITESTLMDEAVEAEETILRLKTLGVRVAIDDFGTGYSSLSYLRRFSVDTLKIDRSFVAALDRDRGTDAIVRAVMTLGTSLGLNVTAEGIETSEHLALVRSIGCRQGQGFYHSPPVSSEAMTEMLNGGPLIGMDWLERGAA
- a CDS encoding threonine ammonia-lyase; translated protein: MTINGSGNESAASGSLPLVDLSRVQSAAARIQSYIRRTPAELSEPLGELTGRHLTLKLENLQHTGAFKIRGALSRLLAMSEQERQCGVITASAGNHGLGVALAARLLGISATVVVPTTVPLAKLTAIQRQGAEAVLDGATYDDAHAAAVALAAERTLTYVHAFDDPDVIAGQGTLALELLEDAPDLDAILAPVGGGGLISGVAVVAKAIRPNLRVIGVQASGSPAMAESFREGRLMTAPSSTIADGIAVKRPGDLPFELINRLVDDVITVDDEAIARAIVLLLERHKLLAEGAGATALAAVLLGEIPARLRRVGVIISGGNVDPNLLGKVLQQGLASAGRYLAIRTWLDDQPGRLHQLTGLLTADRINIIHISIHRLGPYTGIGKVGLDLIVETRDRAHALAVLDLIRQHGFPAEETIASHPPTHNPGAVPL
- a CDS encoding universal stress protein, translated to MTRLFVPLDGSPAGELALPWATALARRRNAELVLAQTFPWPPMVADGLAGSYVPADVYDEMISAERESAMAYLQDVRASLAAEGRPIDIEIEIAVREGSPYGGLLDLADELNADTFVMATHGRGGLPRLVLGSVANWIVQHATIPVLLVRADGGAPKPEPSFARLLVPLDGSALAERAFEAAAELAEPGTTVVLLQVVETAASAMPEGEAGTGAGPDGAAPAGATHADAPPDGAATQTPAPAMPATLAIGYLRHLGERLTARGVQVTTEVRHGRPAQVILAAARAHGSTAIVMATHGRSGPARWLLGSVADEVVRHADRPVLLVSARAAAQRQAEPTVGEVMTEVATVRDDESLVVVLRKLLRQRTLMAGVVDAHGDLVGTISERELTDWYDDVTHELGHGELPAPAAYAERIQREPVARAMSRPSVVLDASTPLSRATHLFRERGLARLPVTRHGRLVGVLTRADVLKVLAGQLQPAMEVANPTD